The following proteins come from a genomic window of Pseudomonas putida:
- a CDS encoding phosphopyruvate hydratase: protein MAKIVDIKGREVLDSRGNPTVEADVLLDNGIIGSACAPSGASTGSREALELRDGDKSRYMGKGVLKAVANINGPIRDLLLGKDPSDQKALDRAMIELDGTENKAKLGANAILAVSLAAAKAAAQDQDLPLYAHIANLNGTPGEYSMPVPMMNIINGGEHADNNVDIQEFMVQPVGAKTFSDGLRMGTEIFHHLKAVLKARGLNTAVGDEGGFAPNLASNEDALGAIAEAVEKAGYKLGTDVTLALDCAASEFYEDGKYNLSGEGKSFDAEGFADYLKGLTERFPIISIEDGLDESDWAGWKILTDKIGEKVQLVGDDLFVTNTKILKEGIEKGIGNSILIKFNQIGSLTETLEAIQMAKAAGYTAVISHRSGETEDSTIADLAVGTAAGQIKTGSLCRSDRVSKYNQLLRIEEQLGAKAVYRGRAEFRG, encoded by the coding sequence ATGGCAAAAATCGTCGACATCAAAGGTCGTGAAGTTCTCGATTCGCGTGGCAACCCCACCGTGGAAGCCGATGTACTGCTCGACAACGGCATCATCGGCAGCGCTTGCGCGCCGTCCGGTGCTTCCACCGGCTCGCGCGAAGCGCTGGAGCTGCGTGATGGCGACAAGAGCCGTTATATGGGCAAGGGCGTGCTGAAGGCCGTCGCCAACATCAACGGCCCGATCCGTGACCTGCTGCTGGGCAAGGACCCTTCCGACCAGAAGGCTCTGGACCGCGCCATGATCGAACTGGACGGTACCGAGAACAAGGCCAAGCTGGGCGCCAACGCCATCCTGGCTGTTTCCCTGGCTGCCGCCAAAGCAGCTGCCCAGGACCAGGACCTGCCGCTGTACGCGCACATCGCCAACCTGAACGGCACCCCAGGCGAGTACTCGATGCCGGTTCCGATGATGAACATCATCAACGGTGGCGAGCATGCCGACAACAACGTCGACATCCAGGAGTTCATGGTTCAGCCGGTTGGCGCCAAGACCTTCTCTGACGGCCTGCGCATGGGCACCGAAATCTTCCACCACCTCAAGGCTGTACTGAAGGCCCGTGGCCTGAACACCGCCGTAGGTGATGAAGGTGGTTTCGCCCCTAACCTGGCATCCAACGAAGACGCCTTGGGCGCCATCGCCGAAGCTGTCGAAAAAGCCGGCTACAAGCTGGGCACCGACGTGACCCTGGCTCTGGACTGCGCGGCTTCCGAATTCTACGAAGACGGCAAGTACAACCTGTCCGGTGAAGGCAAGTCGTTCGACGCCGAAGGCTTCGCCGACTACCTGAAAGGCCTGACCGAGCGTTTCCCGATCATTTCGATCGAAGACGGCCTGGACGAGTCCGACTGGGCTGGCTGGAAAATCCTCACTGACAAGATCGGTGAAAAAGTCCAGTTGGTCGGTGACGACCTGTTCGTGACGAACACCAAGATCCTCAAGGAAGGCATCGAGAAGGGCATTGGTAACTCGATCCTGATCAAGTTCAACCAGATCGGCTCGCTGACCGAAACCCTGGAAGCCATCCAGATGGCCAAAGCTGCCGGTTACACTGCAGTGATCTCGCACCGTTCCGGTGAAACCGAGGACTCGACCATCGCCGACCTGGCTGTGGGTACTGCTGCTGGCCAGATCAAGACGGGTTCGCTGTGCCGTTCCGACCGCGTTTCCAAGTACAACCAGCTGCTGCGCATCGAAGAGCAACTGGGCGCCAAAGCGGTTTACCGCGGTCGTGCCGAGTTTCGCGGTTAA
- the kdsA gene encoding 3-deoxy-8-phosphooctulonate synthase translates to MTQKIIRVGNIEIANDKPFVLFGGMNVLESRDLAMKVCEEYVRVTEKLGIPYVFKASFDKANRSSVTSYRGPGLEEGLKIFEEIKRTFNVPVITDVHEPYQAEPVAKVCDIIQLPAFLSRQTDLVVAMAKTGAVINIKKAQFLAPQEMKHILAKCEEAGNDQLILCERGSSFGYNNLVVDMLGFGIMKQFEYPVFFDVTHALQMPGGRADSAGGRRAQVTDLAKAGMSQGLAGLFLEAHPDPDNAKCDGPCALRLDKLEPFLAQLKQLDDLVKSFPTVETA, encoded by the coding sequence ATGACTCAGAAGATCATTCGCGTCGGTAACATCGAGATCGCCAACGACAAGCCGTTCGTCCTGTTCGGCGGCATGAACGTCCTGGAGTCCCGTGACCTGGCAATGAAGGTCTGCGAAGAGTACGTGCGGGTTACCGAAAAGCTTGGTATCCCGTATGTGTTCAAGGCCAGCTTCGACAAGGCCAACCGTTCGTCGGTAACGTCCTACCGTGGGCCTGGCCTGGAAGAAGGGCTGAAGATCTTCGAAGAGATCAAGCGCACCTTCAATGTGCCGGTGATTACCGACGTGCACGAGCCGTATCAGGCCGAGCCGGTGGCCAAGGTGTGCGACATCATCCAGCTGCCGGCCTTCCTGTCGCGGCAGACCGATCTGGTGGTGGCCATGGCCAAGACCGGTGCGGTGATCAACATCAAGAAGGCCCAGTTCCTCGCACCTCAGGAAATGAAACACATCCTGGCCAAGTGCGAAGAGGCCGGTAATGACCAGTTGATCCTCTGCGAGCGTGGTTCAAGCTTCGGCTACAACAACCTGGTAGTGGACATGCTCGGCTTCGGTATCATGAAGCAGTTCGAGTACCCTGTGTTCTTCGACGTGACCCATGCCCTGCAGATGCCGGGTGGTCGCGCCGATTCTGCCGGTGGCCGCCGCGCCCAGGTTACCGACCTGGCCAAGGCCGGCATGAGCCAGGGCCTGGCCGGGCTGTTCCTCGAAGCGCATCCCGATCCGGACAACGCCAAGTGCGATGGTCCGTGCGCGCTGCGCCTGGACAAACTGGAGCCATTCCTGGCCCAGCTCAAGCAACTGGACGACCTGGTGAAAAGTTTTCCGACGGTAGAAACCGCGTAA
- the ispD gene encoding 2-C-methyl-D-erythritol 4-phosphate cytidylyltransferase: MIDTLPAFWAVIPAAGVGARMAADRPKQYLELAGQTLLEHSLDCFLGHPALKGVVVSIAEDDPYWPGLRYASDPRIQRAAGGRERADSVLNALLMLHAQGAADSDWVLVHDAARPNLARSDLDKLLSELADDPVGGLLAVPARDTLKRADSNGRVSATVDRSTIWQAYTPQMFRLGALHRALAECLVSDVVVTDEASAIEWSGQAPRLVEGRSDNIKVTRPEDLEWLRQRWAGKR; encoded by the coding sequence ATGATCGATACCTTGCCGGCCTTCTGGGCCGTGATTCCTGCGGCGGGTGTAGGTGCCCGCATGGCTGCCGACCGCCCCAAGCAATACCTGGAGCTGGCTGGGCAGACGCTACTCGAGCACAGCCTCGACTGTTTTCTTGGCCATCCGGCGCTTAAAGGCGTGGTGGTCAGCATTGCCGAAGACGACCCGTACTGGCCTGGCCTGCGCTATGCCAGCGACCCACGCATCCAGCGCGCGGCAGGTGGCCGTGAGCGAGCTGACTCGGTGCTTAACGCCTTGCTGATGCTGCATGCCCAAGGGGCGGCTGACAGCGACTGGGTACTGGTGCACGATGCCGCGCGGCCGAACCTGGCACGCAGCGACCTGGACAAGCTGTTGTCGGAGCTGGCGGACGATCCGGTGGGTGGTCTGCTGGCCGTGCCGGCGCGCGATACCCTCAAGCGCGCCGACAGTAATGGCCGGGTGAGTGCTACTGTGGACCGCAGCACGATCTGGCAGGCGTACACACCTCAGATGTTCCGCCTTGGAGCGTTGCATCGGGCGCTGGCCGAATGCCTGGTGTCGGATGTGGTGGTCACCGACGAGGCTTCTGCCATCGAATGGTCCGGTCAGGCGCCGCGGCTCGTGGAAGGGCGCAGTGACAACATAAAGGTGACCCGGCCCGAAGATCTCGAATGGTTGCGCCAGCGCTGGGCGGGTAAACGCTGA
- the ftsB gene encoding cell division protein FtsB has protein sequence MRSPYWLFLVLLLLLGGLQYRLWVGSGSLAQVTELKQQIADQHAENERLLERNRVLDAEVLELKKGMETVEERARHELGMVKEGETLFQLPQK, from the coding sequence ATGCGCAGTCCCTATTGGTTGTTCCTCGTTCTGCTCTTGCTGTTGGGTGGCCTGCAGTACCGCCTGTGGGTGGGTAGCGGCAGCCTGGCGCAAGTAACCGAACTGAAGCAGCAGATTGCCGATCAGCATGCAGAAAACGAGCGCTTGCTCGAGCGTAATCGCGTGCTCGATGCTGAAGTGCTAGAGCTGAAAAAAGGCATGGAGACCGTTGAAGAACGAGCCCGCCATGAATTGGGGATGGTAAAAGAGGGCGAAACCCTCTTCCAGTTGCCACAGAAATGA